The Planctomycetota bacterium genome includes a window with the following:
- a CDS encoding BatA and WFA domain-containing protein, with amino-acid sequence MIFASPAIAWAALGATTIPILLHLLLRRPKLTPWGSNYLLKIALARIQRRRRIERWLLLLLRALAVGLVGLAVAGPFARAWMQESVAKERWIVIDDGATSAEIRPGGESELSILKKAVTDSLRGRSTGDRFAVVLASIPPRVLVEPTSNPEVAAQAIASLSPQEVPANLSAALELAWPKEEDKNHPRQVEVWSGFRRGSLDLEQPPPAGLSGRGEQVKWMATRPLQDNPANQSLWKCSMARSASEVDEANRRVVRVELKREGAARAESNTVLFQNPQNETVAKSDALWNEGATEKEFEVQVQLGQRSEQGIQASIQADAQPMDNRRYVSFEAAENFQVTILGRKSLEQNIENLPASSWILRAIESTGMAVQETDAETISIRPPAASDTIILTRPDLVDQAGWTWLGSFTMGGGVLIITPAAESSEQGWAADIERLLQVPIRSQKSATTGDFRLAAKQPRGGPLAILGAELDALSEPVHVTKYLPLETTDAAALSILVLDNGKPLMCWAKPRNGSGIVAILGVPPVLSWSDLPMKPLMVPLFQELVRGGRMIAAEQQDMESGSAVSLGSAAAGGLFVPPAQSGAATIELDMNGQSQKRTSVTGLWTLQTKSGRKQTYAVNLAPTAASISPLSDSAVRAWFGQVKPIQFSDEAQEELAPATWSAADPAVSETLFILALLCALIECFLSKRGSPRPAHQETIVGAGA; translated from the coding sequence ATGATCTTCGCGAGCCCCGCCATTGCCTGGGCGGCCTTGGGCGCCACCACGATTCCGATTTTGCTGCATCTGCTGCTGCGCCGCCCCAAGCTCACGCCGTGGGGATCGAACTATCTGCTCAAGATCGCGCTGGCGCGGATCCAGCGCCGCCGGCGCATCGAGCGCTGGCTGCTGCTGTTGTTGCGGGCCCTCGCGGTCGGCCTGGTCGGTCTCGCTGTCGCCGGGCCCTTCGCCCGCGCGTGGATGCAGGAGAGCGTGGCCAAGGAGCGTTGGATCGTCATCGACGATGGAGCGACCTCGGCGGAGATCCGGCCGGGCGGCGAGAGCGAGTTGTCCATTCTGAAGAAGGCCGTCACCGATTCGCTCAGAGGGCGCAGCACGGGAGATCGCTTCGCCGTGGTGCTCGCCTCCATTCCGCCGCGCGTCCTGGTGGAGCCGACCTCCAACCCCGAGGTCGCCGCGCAGGCCATTGCCAGCCTTTCCCCGCAGGAAGTTCCCGCGAATCTTTCGGCAGCGCTCGAGCTCGCCTGGCCCAAGGAGGAGGACAAGAACCATCCGCGGCAGGTGGAAGTCTGGAGTGGATTTCGCCGCGGAAGCCTCGATCTTGAGCAGCCGCCTCCCGCGGGACTGAGCGGTCGCGGCGAGCAGGTCAAGTGGATGGCGACCCGTCCGCTGCAGGACAATCCCGCCAACCAGTCGCTCTGGAAATGCTCGATGGCACGCTCGGCGAGCGAAGTCGACGAGGCCAATCGCCGCGTGGTTCGCGTGGAACTCAAGCGCGAGGGAGCGGCGCGGGCGGAGTCCAACACCGTCCTCTTCCAGAATCCGCAGAACGAGACAGTCGCCAAGAGCGACGCGCTCTGGAACGAGGGAGCCACCGAGAAGGAGTTCGAGGTGCAGGTCCAGCTTGGCCAGCGCTCCGAGCAGGGCATTCAGGCGTCGATCCAGGCGGATGCCCAGCCGATGGACAACCGGCGTTACGTTTCCTTCGAGGCCGCGGAGAATTTCCAGGTCACGATCCTGGGCAGAAAATCCCTGGAGCAGAACATCGAGAACCTGCCCGCCTCAAGCTGGATCCTCCGCGCGATCGAGTCAACGGGCATGGCCGTCCAGGAAACCGACGCCGAAACCATTTCAATTCGTCCGCCCGCAGCGTCGGACACCATCATCCTGACCCGGCCGGATCTGGTCGATCAGGCGGGTTGGACCTGGCTGGGGAGTTTCACGATGGGCGGCGGCGTGCTCATCATCACGCCCGCAGCGGAGAGTTCTGAGCAGGGATGGGCGGCGGACATCGAGCGGCTTCTGCAGGTTCCGATCCGGTCGCAGAAATCGGCGACCACCGGCGACTTCCGCCTCGCGGCCAAGCAGCCGCGCGGCGGACCGCTGGCGATTCTCGGTGCCGAGCTTGACGCGCTGAGCGAACCCGTCCATGTCACAAAATATCTGCCGCTGGAAACCACCGACGCGGCGGCGCTCTCGATCCTGGTCCTGGACAATGGCAAGCCGCTGATGTGCTGGGCCAAGCCCAGGAATGGAAGCGGCATCGTCGCGATCCTGGGCGTGCCGCCCGTGCTTTCCTGGAGCGATCTGCCGATGAAGCCGCTGATGGTGCCGCTCTTCCAGGAGCTGGTCCGCGGCGGGCGAATGATCGCGGCCGAGCAGCAGGACATGGAAAGCGGCAGCGCCGTGTCGCTGGGATCTGCGGCCGCCGGCGGATTGTTCGTGCCACCGGCGCAGAGTGGCGCCGCGACGATCGAGTTGGACATGAATGGCCAGTCGCAGAAGCGAACCTCAGTCACCGGATTGTGGACGCTTCAGACCAAGAGCGGCCGCAAGCAGACCTACGCCGTCAACCTCGCCCCGACCGCGGCCTCGATCAGCCCACTTTCTGACAGTGCGGTCCGCGCCTGGTTCGGCCAGGTCAAGCCAATTCAATTCAGCGACGAGGCCCAGGAGGAGCTTGCCCCCGCGACCTGGAGTGCGGCCGATCCCGCGGTCAGTGAAACGCTCTTCATTCTGGCGCTGCTCTGCGCCTTGATCGAGTGCTTTCTCTCCAAGCGCGGATCCCCGCGGCCTGCCCACCAGGAAACCATCGTCGGAGCCGGCGCATGA
- a CDS encoding VWA domain-containing protein, translating into MIDGILTQIGVPPNLQGQPWHLVFERPAPAWMWLAGSIVIIAASAYSYANLRGSRSWRTALAALRAAALALIALLAMQPAIEWPRERIEADYVEVLVDRSSSMQVRDAVDPQGKLVSRAEVEDAILSNAMWDRIGAEHKVEWIAVAGGATAVPAVKDLPAAEGNRTLLASAVHETLQRNLGRPLSAIVLISDGRSQDTVSTATLRQMQSLGVPIFTMPLGDPEGVNDRSVVSVEAPQTGFLRDQIPVQAQLATRKPNEKIRVVLREKDSNRKIDEQEAVSGPDGKVNVTLVGQGAKSGDAVWEVAIDGAPDADQSNDSQRVDIAFVDRAIRVLYLDGWPRWEFRYLKNVLLREKGIESSIMLLSADRDFAQEGTTPLSRLPRTEKEFDVFDVVILGDVPSGFLSTVQQKGIQELVAKRGAGLLWIAGERSTPSSWRGTPLEDLLPFRGSLDLPRVDRPVFMEPTEAAARIGLLRLGNTQDAEEAWPREISSNGEPWSRLEWVQRIDPRDLKPTAEVLATAVPQRDTNTKPGEPAAGTPLVLTMRFGAGQTTYVATDETWRWRHGRGETLPERFWVQLVRHLARSGLRNGAGVTLLVEPPRVATGQPVRITVDLAGVATDEVVTVEARREKNSGVIDIALKPESGDRYSAIWTPPSDGEGAWTFRIRQPQIADAPEARLVAIQEDAERIDATPDHDALEKLSAATKGQVVAVKDLESLEKLIPRRSFTTRQPIQVPLWNHWIFYAFLVVLLTAEWIGRRILQLT; encoded by the coding sequence ATGATCGACGGCATCCTCACCCAGATCGGAGTGCCGCCCAACCTTCAGGGGCAGCCCTGGCATCTGGTCTTCGAGCGGCCCGCGCCCGCCTGGATGTGGCTGGCGGGCTCGATCGTCATCATCGCCGCGTCGGCGTACTCCTACGCCAACCTGCGCGGATCGCGATCGTGGCGAACCGCGCTGGCGGCACTCCGCGCCGCTGCGCTCGCGTTGATCGCGCTGCTGGCGATGCAGCCCGCCATCGAATGGCCGCGCGAACGGATCGAGGCGGACTATGTCGAGGTGCTGGTCGACCGCAGTTCGAGCATGCAGGTCCGTGACGCTGTGGACCCGCAGGGAAAACTTGTCTCGCGCGCCGAAGTCGAGGACGCCATTCTGAGCAATGCCATGTGGGATCGGATCGGCGCCGAGCACAAGGTGGAATGGATCGCGGTGGCGGGTGGCGCGACCGCCGTGCCGGCAGTCAAGGATCTTCCCGCCGCGGAGGGGAACCGGACGCTGCTCGCCTCGGCGGTGCACGAAACTCTTCAGCGGAACCTGGGCCGTCCGCTCTCCGCGATCGTGCTGATCTCCGACGGACGAAGCCAGGACACGGTCAGCACCGCAACGCTGCGCCAGATGCAGTCGCTGGGCGTGCCGATTTTCACGATGCCGCTGGGAGATCCCGAGGGGGTCAACGACCGCTCGGTGGTCTCGGTCGAGGCGCCGCAGACGGGATTTCTGCGCGACCAGATTCCGGTCCAGGCGCAGCTCGCCACGCGCAAGCCCAACGAGAAGATCCGCGTGGTGCTGCGCGAGAAGGATTCGAACCGCAAGATCGACGAGCAGGAGGCGGTCTCCGGGCCCGATGGAAAGGTCAACGTCACGCTGGTCGGGCAGGGGGCCAAGTCGGGCGACGCGGTCTGGGAAGTGGCGATCGATGGAGCCCCCGACGCGGACCAATCCAACGATTCGCAGCGGGTCGACATCGCCTTCGTCGATAGGGCCATCCGCGTCCTCTACCTCGATGGCTGGCCGCGCTGGGAGTTCCGCTACCTCAAGAATGTTTTGCTGCGCGAGAAGGGAATCGAGAGCTCGATCATGCTCCTCTCCGCGGATCGCGACTTTGCGCAGGAGGGCACCACGCCGCTCTCGCGACTTCCGCGCACCGAAAAGGAATTCGACGTCTTCGACGTGGTCATTCTCGGCGACGTCCCCTCCGGATTTCTCAGCACGGTGCAGCAGAAGGGAATCCAGGAGCTGGTGGCCAAGCGCGGCGCCGGGCTGCTGTGGATCGCCGGCGAGCGCAGCACGCCGTCGAGCTGGCGCGGCACGCCGCTGGAGGACCTCCTGCCCTTCCGCGGTTCGCTCGACCTTCCGCGCGTCGACCGTCCAGTCTTCATGGAGCCGACCGAGGCCGCGGCGCGGATCGGATTGCTCCGCCTGGGCAATACACAGGACGCCGAGGAAGCCTGGCCGCGGGAGATCTCCTCCAACGGCGAGCCCTGGTCGCGCCTTGAGTGGGTGCAGCGCATCGATCCGCGCGACCTGAAGCCGACCGCGGAGGTGCTGGCCACGGCCGTGCCGCAGCGCGACACGAACACGAAGCCCGGCGAACCGGCTGCGGGAACGCCGCTGGTGCTGACGATGCGTTTTGGCGCCGGCCAGACGACCTACGTCGCCACCGACGAAACGTGGCGCTGGCGCCACGGCCGCGGCGAAACACTGCCCGAGCGATTCTGGGTCCAGCTGGTCCGCCACCTGGCGCGCTCCGGGCTGCGCAACGGCGCGGGCGTGACCCTGCTGGTCGAGCCGCCGCGCGTCGCCACCGGACAGCCCGTCCGCATCACCGTGGATCTCGCCGGCGTGGCGACGGATGAAGTCGTCACGGTCGAGGCGCGGCGCGAGAAGAACAGCGGCGTGATCGACATCGCGCTGAAGCCCGAAAGCGGCGACCGCTACTCCGCCATCTGGACGCCGCCCAGCGACGGCGAGGGCGCGTGGACCTTCCGCATCCGGCAGCCCCAGATCGCGGACGCCCCCGAGGCACGGCTGGTGGCAATTCAGGAAGACGCCGAGCGGATCGACGCAACGCCTGATCACGACGCGCTGGAGAAGCTCAGCGCCGCGACCAAGGGCCAGGTTGTGGCGGTCAAGGATCTCGAGAGCCTGGAAAAGCTCATACCCCGCCGCTCCTTCACCACGCGGCAGCCGATCCAGGTGCCCCTCTGGAATCACTGGATTTTTTACGCTTTTCTCGTGGTTTTGCTGACCGCGGAGTGGATCGGCAGGAGAATTCTTCAGTTGACTTGA